TTCACCTTTGATTGGTATGCGAACCTCGCCCATGATCAGGCGTTGGTGGATGCGCTGTTGACCAGCCTGAACCTGGCCGCGCAGGCGACGATCTTCGCAGTGATCGTGGGCACCCTGTTGGCGTTGGGCATGGCGAGGGCGAAGGCGTTCGTCACCCTTCCGATCAACGGGTTACTGCTAGCACTGTTGACGGTGCCGGCGCTGATCCTCGCCGCCGGCTTCGTCGTGGTGTTCGGTTGGCTGGGCCTCGGGTCGAGCACGCTCGGGCTGATCCTCGCCTCGATCGTGACCTCGTTGCCGTTCGTCGTGCTGATCGTCTCCGGCCGGCTGCGCGACCTGAACCCGAACTACGCGGAGGCGGCGCACTCGCTGGGCGCCGGTCCGCTGCGGACGTTCCTGACCATCACCATCCCGCTGATCGGGCCGTCTATCATCGCGGGAGGCCTGCTGGCGTTCGTGATCACGTTCAACAACTTCGCGATCCAGCTCTTTCTCGCCCCGATCGGGGTCTCGACCCTGCCGGTGCAGATCTACTCGATGGTTCGCCTCGGCGTGACACCGGACGTGGACGCGCTGGCGACGATCATCATCCTCTCCACGGTACTGCTGGTGGTCATCCTCAACTGGCTGTCCGGCAACGCCGCCAAGCTCTTCACGACCTCTACGAACAAAGGAAACTGATGGCCGAGCTCACTGTGACGGGTGTGTCGAAGACGTTCAACGGCACCCGCGTCCTCGAACCGCTGGACCTCACCGTCGGCGATGGCGCCTTCTGCTGCATGCTGGGCTCCTCCGGGTCCGGCAAGTCCACTCTGCTGCGCATCGTCGCCGGCCTGGAGGACCCCGACGGCGGCTCCATCCGGGTCGGGTCGCGCGACGTAACCCGGCTCTCGGTGGAGAAGCGCAACATCGGGTTCGTCTTCCAGAACTACGCGCTGTTCCCGCACCTGTCGGTGCTGGCCAACGTGATGTACGGGCTCCGCGCCCGCCGCACCCCGCGTTCGGCCGCGAAGAAGAAGGCGGAGGAGATGCTCGGCCTGGTCGGCCTCGGCGACTTCGGCGGACGATCCCCGGCGCAGCTCTCCGGCGGTCAGCAGCAGCGCGTCGCCCTGGCGCGTGCGCTGGTGACCTCCCCGGACCTGCTGCTGCTGGACGAGCCGCTGTCCGCGCTGGACAAGAAGATCCGCGGCGAGATGCAGCGCGAGCTCAAGCGCATCCACCGGGAGACCGGCCTCACCACGATCATGGTCACCCACGACCAGGAGGAGGCGATGGACCTCGGCGACCAGGTGATGATGCTCGACCACGGCGTGGTCCAGCAGAACGACACCCCCGAGTCGCTCTACCGGACGCCGGGCAACCGGTTCGTGGCCCAGTTCCTCGGCGGCCAGCCCCTCGGCACCGGCATCGTCCACGGCTCCGGCCGGGCCGCGCGGGTGGCGATCGGCGGACTGTCGCTGACGACGGCGCAGGACGACCTCCGCGAAGGCGACCGCGTCGACGTGCTGGTCATGGCCGAGCGCGTGCGCATCCTCGCCGACGACGCGGCCACGGCGGGGTCGGCCTCCGGCGTGCTGCGCGCGGTCGACTTCTTCGGGCCGTTCGCGCGGGCCGAGATCGTCGCGGGCGACCTCCGCATCCCGGTCACCATGCTCTCCCAAGAAGCCGACACCCTCGCCGCCGGACAACAGGTCCGCTTCGCGATCTCTCCCCACGGCCTCCACGCCTTCACCGGCGTACACGCCGCCTGAGCCCACCCGACCCCTGTTCTCCCCACGAAAGCGAACTCGATGACCACCCCTGACTACCTCGACCCGTCCCTGACTCCGGCCCGGCGGACCGCTGACCTCATCCCGCGGATGACGCTGGAGGAGAAGGCCGGGCTCCTCTTCCACCCGCAGACCGAGCTGCCCTCGTCGGTCGGGTTCGGCGAGGCGCGGGCCGATGAGATCGCGCGTGGCGACGTGTCGGACAAGCTCATCTCCCACTTCAACGTCCTCAACGGCACGAGCGCGGTCGAGGTCGCCACATGGACGAACCGCTTGCAGGAGTGGGCGGCCGATACGCGTCTCGGTATCCCGATCACCTTCTCGTCCGACCCGCGCAACGGGTACCGCAGCACGCCGTTCACCGGGCAGACCATCGACGAGCTCTCAAAGTGGCCCGAGCCGACCGGCCTCGGCGCCATCGGAGATCCCGAGCGGGCGCGCGAGTTCGGCGACGCGATCCGCAAGGAGTTCCTCGCGATGGGGATCCGGGTGTACCTGGGCCCGATGGCGGATCTCTACACCGAGCCCCGCTGGACCCGCGGGTTCGGCACCTTCGGCGAGGACGTACGGATCGTATCCGGGCTCACGCGGGCGTTCATCGCCGGTCTGCGCGGCGGTTCCTCTCTCGGCGCCGACAGTGTGGCGGCCGTACTCAAGCACTTCCCGGGGGCAGGGCCGCAGAAGGACGGGAACGATGCGGTCGATTCGCGCTTCCCCGACCAGGTGTACCCGGGTGGGAGGCAGGAGTTGCACCTCCAGCCGTTCGTCGACGCCATCGCCGACGGGGTAACCCAGGTCATGACCTACTACGGCCGCCCCGTTGGCACTGAGTGGGAGGAGGTCGGCTTCGCGTTCAACGCTCCTGTCGTGCGCGACCTGCTCCGCGGCCGCCTCGGCTACGGCGGCATCGTCATGAGCGACTGGAACGTCGTCGGAACGGCGACCATCGAGGGCAAGACCTTCGGCCCCAACGCGTACGGGGTCGAGGATCGCACGATCGCCGAGCGGCTGAGCATCGCCCTGACGAACGGGATCGACCAGTTCGGCGGCGACACCCTGACGGCGGAGCTCGCCCAGGCCGTCAGGGACGGCCTCGTGCACGAGGGCCGGATCGACAAGTCCGTCGAACGGCTGCTTCTCGAGAAGTTCCGTCTCGGGCTTTTCGAGCGCCGGTATGTCGACCTCGACAATGCGCGCGTCGTCGGTTCCGATCCCGAGCTGGCTGCGCGCGGTACCCGGGCGCAGGCCGACGCGATGGTCTTCCTCAGCGGAGAGCAGCCGGGTGCGCTGCCGGTTCGGCCGCTCACCCGGGTGTACGCGGAAGGCGTCGACCTGGCCGCGACCGACCACGACTTCGTCGCCGTCGACGCGCCGGACGAGGCGGAGATCGCGCTGGTCCAGCTGGACTCGCCATGGGAATCCGACCCGGCAAGCCCGCTCGGAGACTACTTCCGCACCGGCAGTCTCGAGTTCGCGGACGAGACCGTCGCACACCTCCGCGAGTTGGCCTCCCGGATGCCCGTGCTTCTATTCGTCTACCTCGAACGGCCGGCCGTCCTGACAGCGGTCGCGCCGCACGCCGCGGCCATCGTCGGCCACTTCGGCGCGAGCGACCAGGTGATCGTCGACGCAATCGCGGGCGGCAACCGCTTTGGAGCCCGACTCCCGTTCGACCTGCCGCGAAGCATGGCGGCTGTGGAGACCTCACGCGAAGACGTGCCATTCGACACGGCGGACCCGCTGTTCCGAGCAGGCGACGGAGGCATCCGCACCCGCAATGTCCCGACGACCAATGGGATTCGCGTAAGCGTGTAACCGGAGACGTCACGGATCTCGCACCCGTCTTCCGTCTCGGGTGAATGAACCTCCGACAAACATGGATGGACCCAGGTGATCGAGCTGGACCATCCGGTGGAGGGAGTGCTGACGTGATGAGCGAAACCATCGATCGAGCGGACACACGAGCGCCACGACCGGGAGGAGCACCGTCGCCGCACGCTCACCGGCGTGTCTTGAGACATCAGACGGCCAAGATCGTTGCAGCACCAAATCTGCGCACATTTTGCGCACGACTGAGTGAGGTCGTATGGGTTCGGATAGGGTCGCCTGAGCATCTAGATCGTTGATTTTCCGGGTTTTTCGGCTTTCGTCCGGGAGACAGAAGGGCACTGGATAGAGTTCGAATCCCACGCCCTCCGCCAAGGTGTTGGCGTGGCTAAGGAGAGTGTGCCAGTAACGGGTCACGGATGAAGGCCAACCTTACGCAGCAGGACAAGTCAGACTCCCGCTACCGCAGATGTGCTCGCAAAAGTCTGCGAACACCCAGCAATGCCGAATGTATTCGCACGTTGACGCACGCAGACAGGGGTGGGCTACATCGCGCCGTCAACGCGGAGCGGCACCGCGAGACGCGCTGCAGGACCCGAAACTGGCAGAGAAGGTTCGAGAAGCTGGCGCCTCGGTCGCGCCCAGTGATGCACGGCGACGGTAAAACACTGACGACGCGGGGCAATCGCGTTGATCGATGGTAGACAGGGGCAGTGGAAGACAGATTCGGGTTACCGGACAACATGTTCGGACCGATCGACGACGACTTCGCAGGCGCACTCGGACGCATCGCAATGCTCGGCGCACTCATCGAAAGCAAAGTCGACAACCTCGTCGCCTCACTCGACCACAACCCACAAAGCCGCTACGCCGGCGACGGTGTCGGCCAGCAGCTCACCAATGCACGCAAGATCATCAACAACAGGATCCCCGCACGACCCACCGTTTCGGAGCCGCATCGCGAACAGATTCGCACGCTGCTGCAACGAATCGAAACGACGATGTTCGAACGAAACGAGCTGCTGCATGGTGTGTGGGCGAGACCGTCATTCGTGAATGGTCTGTCGTGGAGGCACCTTCCGAAGGGGCAGCGTGACGCCCCACACGAATGGACGAGGGGCCGGCCGACAACTGCGGAGGATCTTTACGCGGTGATCGCCGAGATGGTGGCAGTTGTGGGCGAGATCCAAGACGCGTGCCTAGAGATCGAAGCACATCCTCGGGTGGAAGTCGGTCGGTAACGAATCTGCGTGAGCGGTTGTGAGTCATGCACCGTCCGCCGCAATCGTCGATCCCAGTCTCACTAACGGTGCTCAGTCTGAATGAGGTGACCTGACCCAATCGTGCATCGGCGGAGCGCCGCGAGTACCTGATCCGGCCCGGTCAGAGAGCCTTCGTCTCCACTTGTTGACCGCGGAGTCGCCTGCGCCAGCGGCCCAAACGCGAACAGAATTCGACTAGTCGTTTTCCCGCGATTTCCGCGCAGCCTGATCTGCTTCCCAGGCAGCTTGGGCGGCTTCGCGTTCCTTCTTTGCGGCCTGCCGTCGTTCCTCACGCTCGCGTTCGGAGTCCAGCTTCTCTTGCGTGTACACGCTCCAGCTTTGGCTGCCTCGGTTCCAGACGATGAATTCGTCCTGAGCGGCTGGAACTCCCTTAGAACCCGCTTGTTGATTGCCCAGTTGCCGTTCGGGTTGCGATAGGACCACTCTTCGCCGAACTGCTCACGGATTTCGCGAACGGTGCGGTCCTGATAGGTGCGCCGTGCTCCGTTTTCGCGGATCT
This genomic stretch from Leifsonia sp. EB41 harbors:
- a CDS encoding ABC transporter permease, with the protein product MKTAVLPRLMKIWLYVLLVILALPLLAMTTLSLNQSRYGTFPFHFTFDWYANLAHDQALVDALLTSLNLAAQATIFAVIVGTLLALGMARAKAFVTLPINGLLLALLTVPALILAAGFVVVFGWLGLGSSTLGLILASIVTSLPFVVLIVSGRLRDLNPNYAEAAHSLGAGPLRTFLTITIPLIGPSIIAGGLLAFVITFNNFAIQLFLAPIGVSTLPVQIYSMVRLGVTPDVDALATIIILSTVLLVVILNWLSGNAAKLFTTSTNKGN
- a CDS encoding ABC transporter ATP-binding protein, with product MAELTVTGVSKTFNGTRVLEPLDLTVGDGAFCCMLGSSGSGKSTLLRIVAGLEDPDGGSIRVGSRDVTRLSVEKRNIGFVFQNYALFPHLSVLANVMYGLRARRTPRSAAKKKAEEMLGLVGLGDFGGRSPAQLSGGQQQRVALARALVTSPDLLLLDEPLSALDKKIRGEMQRELKRIHRETGLTTIMVTHDQEEAMDLGDQVMMLDHGVVQQNDTPESLYRTPGNRFVAQFLGGQPLGTGIVHGSGRAARVAIGGLSLTTAQDDLREGDRVDVLVMAERVRILADDAATAGSASGVLRAVDFFGPFARAEIVAGDLRIPVTMLSQEADTLAAGQQVRFAISPHGLHAFTGVHAA
- a CDS encoding glycoside hydrolase family 3 protein — its product is MTTPDYLDPSLTPARRTADLIPRMTLEEKAGLLFHPQTELPSSVGFGEARADEIARGDVSDKLISHFNVLNGTSAVEVATWTNRLQEWAADTRLGIPITFSSDPRNGYRSTPFTGQTIDELSKWPEPTGLGAIGDPERAREFGDAIRKEFLAMGIRVYLGPMADLYTEPRWTRGFGTFGEDVRIVSGLTRAFIAGLRGGSSLGADSVAAVLKHFPGAGPQKDGNDAVDSRFPDQVYPGGRQELHLQPFVDAIADGVTQVMTYYGRPVGTEWEEVGFAFNAPVVRDLLRGRLGYGGIVMSDWNVVGTATIEGKTFGPNAYGVEDRTIAERLSIALTNGIDQFGGDTLTAELAQAVRDGLVHEGRIDKSVERLLLEKFRLGLFERRYVDLDNARVVGSDPELAARGTRAQADAMVFLSGEQPGALPVRPLTRVYAEGVDLAATDHDFVAVDAPDEAEIALVQLDSPWESDPASPLGDYFRTGSLEFADETVAHLRELASRMPVLLFVYLERPAVLTAVAPHAAAIVGHFGASDQVIVDAIAGGNRFGARLPFDLPRSMAAVETSREDVPFDTADPLFRAGDGGIRTRNVPTTNGIRVSV